The genome window TGACTATTGTGAGTTCCTccatcattttttcattcattcaaccaatactGTGATCTACATAttaggagctgggactacagcaatGAACACACAGGTCTCCTACCCTCCTACATTCTAAAGGGGGTGGGATGGCCAGGTGGtagctcatggctgtaatcctatcactttgagaggctgaggtgggaggattgcttgaggccaggagtttgagaccagcctgagcaagagagagactctgtctctacaaaaaatagaaaaattagctgatggtgagcacctgtagtcccagctacttgagaggctgaggcaggcagatggcTTCAGCCGacgttgcagtgagttatgacactactgcactctagcctgggtgacaatgagaccttgtttcaaaaaaaagaaaaagtggggggggggcgggggtggtggtTGGTGATGACAAACAATACATATTTTACACACTAGGGAAAATTAAATAGGGTGTGGTGATAATATGATGAGAGCCACTTTACACTGGATGATTAGGCAAGGCCTAAGAATGTGATGTCTGACTTGAGACCTGAATGACAAAGAGCCAGCCATGTGAAAATCTGGGGGCAAAGAACCAGTAAGGGGCCTTAGGTTGGCAAgatgcaagaatggaaaaagctGTAGTTTGGTatttccaagaatggaaaaaaggtTTAAGCTTAGTGAGCAACAGAATGGTATAGGATAAGGTATATGGAAAACATCCAAGTTTGAAAGAACAGCTTCTAGGTTTCCATAGCCCTTTGGGGAAAGGGCATGGTCAGATGATATGCAGGATTAATGATATTGTAATTGCTgttaatgacatttaaaatagcaacaagATTCCATGAACAGAGTGGCAGTGACAGAGTTAGAATGTCAGTGTTTCCATTAATTTTAACATCCTACGTGTATCTAAATTCTGAGTATCCAACTTCTGCTGGTAAATTGTTGAAGTGAAACATGGGTGAAAACTGTCAGACTCAACGTTGTTTGCATGCCTCATTCTATTTGTAACCAGAATTTCTGGTTATAATAAAGTATTTCTAAAAGAATTagtaaattaatagaaattatgcGAGACTGTACCATACTGCTGGAATTCTAGAAGCCCTAGATTAATGGTGAGATCTGGGTTTCAGTTCCAGTGCTGCCACCTATTAGCAGCCATCTTAGAGTCTgccaacatatttttaaagaggcTTATACATGTGCTCTTGCCTACCTCTTGGCACTTTTGTAGAAATCTGGTGTAAACCGTAAAATCAGATATAATTTAAGCTTTAGAATGTGGCTGGAGTTTTTGTCGAGGGCCTTAAATCCTTTGCCTGCTTTGCATTTTCTGTCATCCCCACCACTCCCCAATCTCTTTCAGAACCCCAGCAACTAAGAAAGATGTTCAGTTTTTGGTTGTAAAAACTGAGCAGGGTGCTCAGGACAGAGCCCTTTGTTGGGGATTACTCTAAATTCCATCTCTCTCCCAATGTTTAATGACAAGGGATCCTTCCCTTttgccttttcccttcccttgctCTCCAAGGTTCCCAGGTGAACAAACCCTCCCACCCCAGAGAGCACCAAGCAACACAAACTgctacattttactttattttgcaATAAGGAAAACCAATTGACTAAGCAGTTCCAAAACTGTTAGTATTCATTGATCAAGAAGGAAATGAGGTCAGAAGGCAAAGTTTTCATTTCCTCCCAAATATATATTGCAAGTATCACAGAAACTCTTAACAACACATGCAACATGGGTTGGTTTTCAAGGTACAGAGAGCCCAAACAAGAAAGATGAGTACTAAAGATCTACCAGGGTCAGCCTGGGAGCAGTGCTCCAGGAAGTTTGAATCTATCCAAGCAGCTCTTTCCTCCCACATTCTAGGCTCATCACTTCCTCTCATTCCAAGGTGGCTAATCCATACACAGAAATCCAGGCAGCTACAAATTTACTTGTCCAGTTGTGTTTCAATAGGCATCTACACAAGCCAAGCCACAGCTCAAATTCTGTACAGGAAGTTCCCATTGCTGTCAAAAAACTCCCGCCCCCTCTGTACTACTTTGTTGCTGAAGTTCTGGTCACCTGGTACCCCTGCCTTCAACTCCTCCAGCTTCTCATCACTTGGCAATCCATCACTGTCAGTTCCTCTGGCGCTCTCACAATCACTGGTAGAGCACTTCTGCAGCTCTCTCCGATGACCTGCAGTTGCAGTGACAGGCACAAAGCTCTCCTTCTCCAGGCTCTGGattcctttattccttccctTCCATCTCCGTGGTGTATTTGTACCGTGAGCATTTGACTCTATCACTTTCAAAGCCATGCTGTGACTCTGGCCTCTGGATGAAGCTTCATTCCCTGGCATTAGCAAAGAGCCTGATTCAGAGCGGCCTGCAGAGAACAGCTTCAAGGTATCTCCGGAGCCCTGGATCTGCTGCAGCGAGTGGGCAAGGCCAGCTTTCTTAAGGACTTTTTGATCTTGCTTCAGTTTCTGCTCCAATGTCGGTacaaacttgctttttaaaacccTTCGGATCACATCAGTGCTGACATCAAAGCCTTCAGCCAACCTGGGAACTGACCAGGACTCTGCAAATTCCTTATGTAAATACctatgggaaaaagcaagtttTGAAGTTGTGAAGAAGTCTCCTATCAGAACATCTAACTGATCAtactaataataaataagtaaaaagaggGCTAGAAAAAACAGCAAGCATAGTCTCTATCTCGTGCCAGCTAAATGGCTACTTTCCATTCCTGTGCATCAAGAGCAACACCTGACTACTCTCAGTCAGGTCACTTCATTTCATATCAAGTGAACTCCTCTCCCTGTCATCTAATACCCATGTTACATCCTGGGAATGCAGGAGGACTGATCTTCCCTTTAAAGAGCACAGTTTGGTGGTAGAGACAGATATATAATATTAACACACAAAAGACACGATGTTAAGTGTTATAACTTGGTTGCAGGGAGAGCAACCAGGATGGAGACCCAGGGACAGGCAATCACAACACAGCTAGGCCCAGAAATTGCTTCAGAAAGTCTAAGCTAGAGTTGTTTTGA of Lemur catta isolate mLemCat1 chromosome 9, mLemCat1.pri, whole genome shotgun sequence contains these proteins:
- the NGRN gene encoding neugrin, with product MAVSLSLLLSWRVRAAVARCGFATRGVAGPGPIGREPDPDSDWEPEERELQEVESTLKRQKKAMRFQKIRRQMEAPGAPPRTLTWEAMEQIRYLHKEFAESWSVPRLAEGFDVSTDVIRRVLKSKFVPTLEQKLKQDQKVLKKAGLAHSLQQIQGSGDTLKLFSAGRSESGSLLMPGNEASSRGQSHSMALKVIESNAHGTNTPRRWKGRNKGIQSLEKESFVPVTATAGHRRELQKCSTSDCESARGTDSDGLPSDEKLEELKAGVPGDQNFSNKVVQRGREFFDSNGNFLYRI